In the Osmia bicornis bicornis chromosome 6, iOsmBic2.1, whole genome shotgun sequence genome, CCTCGACCGGAAGTTGGCCCTGGCAAGTAGCTTTGTACAAAGAAGGCGACTATCAATGTGGCGGGGCTCTTATCAATGAGAGATGGATTCTCTCCGCGGCGCATTGCTTTTATCAGTAAGTAAGatcgtattaattaattattgaagcttacacaataatacaattaaaaatctgAATATTTGCTGCAGTGCTCAAGACGAGTACTGGGTAGCGAGGATAGGGGCAACTCGCAGAGGAAGTTTTCCAAGTCCTTATGAACAAGTGTTGCGTGTAGACCACATATCCTTGCATCCTGATTACATCGACAATGGATTTATAAACGACATAGCGATGTTGAGGCTCGAGAAACCGGTAATCTTCAGCGATTATGTTAGACCGGTGTGCCTTCCTCAAGCAGAAGCCAAAAGTGGCACCATGTGCACCGTAACTGGCTGGGGACAACTGTTCGAAATAGGAAGGATATTTCGTGAGTAATAATTACTTGCATTCGTTAAGAGAATAAGAAATTCTTCTGCCCCAGTCTTTTgcaaatttcctttttcctatCCCCCACACTTGTCTCATAGCCACCGCTCCTTTCCTCATTCTCTCATCTACATGCTCTTCTTGCTTCCCGTTCGCCGTCACCACGTACCCTAAATACTTGAATTTCTTCACTTCCTCTATCTTTTCGCCCTTCCACCTCCACGTCATCCTCCCTCTCCTCCCGCCACCCTTTCTTCAATTCCTCCTCCATATCTGCTAGCAATATTGTAAACAAGATTGGGCTCAATGGACAACCCTGCCTTACCCCTTTAATCGTCCAGAAGCTCGCCCCTTCTTTCTCTCCCACCCTCACTTTACTCCTCGTTTCCCTCAAAACCTCCACACATCTCTTCACTAACCCTTCTCTTACCCCTGCCTTCCTCGTCGACCTTGCTAACACCTTTCTATCTACTGAGTCAAACGCTGCCTTCATATCCacaaatatttatcaaataattcagTACGTAGATGTTATCCATTGTCCCCACCCCCTTCCTGAATCCTGTTTGGTTTGGGGAAGTGCCCCTTTCTCCTCTATCTCTTTCCTTAGCCTTTCCGCTAAAACTGCtgcatatattttatatgCCGTCTGTGTCAACGTCATCCCTCTATAATCCTCTAccttttctccttctcctttcttAACTATGGGCACTACCACCCCCTCCGACCAGTCTTCTGGCCAGCCCTGCCCTCTCCACACCCTATTCCCATAGTCTCTCTCTTACTACTTCCCCTCCATACTTCCATACTTCATTCGGAATCCCGTCCCCTCCTGTTGCTTTCCCCTCTTTCAACCTTTTTATTACTGCCCATACTTCTTCTCTACTCAATTCCTCCTCTTCATCCTCCTCTCCCTCTCTTCCCTCCTCTCCTCTAACCCTCCATAATTGGAGGGTTAATTCCCCCTAATACACCTCTAAAGTAGTTGTCCCACACCTCTATCTCAATTTCCTCATTCACTCTCTTCCTACGCTTTCTTCCTCTATTGACAATCTTCCATGAGGTATGGGTGTATGTACAAGGaattgtacatatatgtatatgttaaCCCTTTTGCTGCCACGGTGGTCCCATGGGACCGGCGCTTGTCTTTTCATTTGGGCCATGGTGATCATCGGTGACCATCATGAATTTGTTTAAACTGCGTCACGTGTGGACCACCACTAAAAAAAATGTGCTATTGGCAAGATTGTAccattattttaatacatttcccagttctttgccattataaaatttttaatatgaaagggttaataaatcagtattttgTCAAACAGCGGATACTTTACAAGAAGTACAACTTCCTGTGATTTCAACGGAGGAATGCCGAAGAAAAACTCTCTTCCTTCCACTGTATAGGATCACATCAGGGATGCTTTGTGCAGGTTTGAAGGACGGTGGAAGAGATGCTTGCTTAGGAGATAGTGGTGGACCTCTGGTTTGCTCAGCATCAGACAATAAGTACACTCTTCATGGTAAGTTTCTCTATACCTGCTATTtcattagaattatttaattttaattgtaacaCGTCTTTCTTAGGAATAACGTCGAACGGTTACGGTTGTGCCAGACCCGGAAGACCCGGGGTCTACACAAAAGTCTATCATTATCTTCCATGGATTGAGCATATCCTATCGGCAAAAGACATTCGTTCGTCGATAGCTTCTTGCAAGGGTCATCGATGTCCTCTTGGCGAATGTTTACCAAAATCTCGTGTATGTAATGGATTTTTAGAATGTTCAGATGGTAGCGATGAACGCGATTGCCCTGTTAATCTTTAATCTGTTAACCAGCTCGTTTCTTCACCAGAAAAGGATCATTTATTTCCTgtaagtgtaataaaaaatgaagggAAATGAGTCACTTTGTATCATCCACGACAAGTatgtgttaaaataaaatactgcgTTTTTCTGTTAATATACATACAGTGAGAGGCAAAAGTGAGTAGACactgttcaaaatagaatacctcggttaaaattggactaaataacttaaggttttttgagaagctataaaaattaattcactaaaatatgtaattgtaatttgcaattgtaattataaaattgtaattttttaaaacgatgaaaatacatattttagtgaattaatttttatagcttctcaaaaaagctcaagttatttagtccaattttaaccgaggtattctattttgatCAGTGTCTACTCACTTTTACCTCTCACtgtatatgtaataatattatgAAAACGAAGGAATGTTTAACGCTAGAACAACATATGCTTTTAAAGGATTTCATTGTTCTATCGTTAAACTCGTCCTCCGCGATTAACAGATTAACGATAAAAGACTGAACTGGTATCtctgtatatttattttcttaacaaatttaatattaatttaatttaattaactattaAGATCGctgtaaaatatttgtatGCTCGTCGATTGAATAGAAATGTGCAATACATAGCTAGAAATCAAAATGATTGAAGATAAATGTTTGGAGAGTGGATCAGTGATTagattgttaattaataaaatataataatcgCGCTGATTCATACTCTATTACACAATTATCTTTACGTTTGATGATTAACACGATAgaaaagtaaatataataatgattaaGCGTTTAAAAGATTGTTTAATGATAACGAATAATCGCAATGAATAGTATTACTGAGTCATTCGTGTGACTCGGCAATACTGCATATACATTGGAATATTTAGATGAACCTGGTATTTTGATTCTTTTGTGAATCTTAAGGCCATGTGTATCTTTACGTCGATTCAATTCTCTCTACATAGTATGTGtaaatattatatctaattatgtaaaaaaaaaaacacttgATACTAATAAAATacgaatttttagaaaaaaaaaaaaatatttacaaactAAAGTGTGTTCCTTTTTGAATGCTGCAAAACTTCCATGTTATCCAGAGACATAAAGAGGTGTTAATGAATGCATCACGGATGGAAGGAATCGATGAAAGTGATCTGGATCATAAAGGATCAAGCGATGGTCTTGGTTcctgaaaaatataaagaatcaTGGTAAGACCGTATTTAAATGGtatattaatttgttttattaggACAATTAGAAATAGCACTGAAAATCATAttcagaaataaatattaattattctcgATAATAATACTCTATCGATTATTAAAACGAAGAATGTTAGATACTACTCCGTTAACGGCAGTACGATCCTTAATGATTAAAGAATAATCTCAGTCACAAATTAAATCACCACTCTGTAATCAAAGCTCATTAGTACCATTATAGAAAAATCGTATTTGTTGTTCTCGTATCTCTTTCCCACGTGAAAAGGATCAAACTGCTGAATTCATTAATTAGTCTAAATGATCATCTGTCATTCTAGATCGTGCCTTTAAGTGTAACTCTAATATTAGATTATACCTACGATTAGCACAATGTACCGAACGGTAAAAATCACAATGTAAATTTACGTCACGTTCAAACCGCACAGCTTttgaaagtttaattaaatcacGTTTATCATGCCTTTTTATTTGTTCAAGCTGTTTatgtttttcttcttattcatCTCTCAAACGATTAACACCATCAAGACTTTTGCACAATCATTTTGATTATTTTGCATTCACGCGTTATCCCACTACGAACGTATGAAAAAAATTCTCGAAAATTCTTCAAACATGCGCTCGCGTTCGATCGAATATTagtcattaaataaatttcactcTATTTACATGTCGTGAACATTTATCAATTCGGAAGACTCCTCGAACAAATGATCGAACTTTGAAAATCTGCAAACACGAAGCAATacgatgaaattaataaagaaCAGCTAGGAAATGAGAGAGATAAATATTTACTGCAAAAGTCTAGAAGGTAATATATCAAACTATTGATATGACGTTCCtaatactttataaattactCATGAATGCTTcctgattttcattttcacagATATACACCACAACTGAAAAGTATTTACCCAGATACGTTTCGTGTTAATAATTCAGCTTTCCtacattaaaatttctaaaaggACAGGTATAACAGCTTCTGTATTAATTAGAGATTCTTTAATCTTACAGGTAAGAGTATTTcatagatttaaaaaaaatctatCATAAAAATCATTAATCGCAAAGAATGCACCAGGTGAAATGAAAATCCGATTAATATTCTAAAGAATATTAgtcagaaaaatatttaaaaaaaactaACATTGAGGAAATACTTTTTAGCTATAGCATATAAATCGCTTGATGCTCTTCTCGCACTGGAAACACTAAGTGGCAATTCCTTTTATCGGGTCGACTGAAATCTTGACGGATTCAATATGGACAAAAGTTCGAACGCGATAAAAAAGTGGTGTAAATGTATAAAAGTCCGATTCGCGGATTAGAAAAACTTTTGTCCATACCCTAATGTTACGACCCGACATACAGTCTCCTTATTTCAGCACCAACGTGCGTGTGATAACAATTTCGTGAAGATTATTGATTCCATTTAACATTACCACCTTCTGGCAAACGAATCACAGAATtagaaatttctttaattaactctatattacaaacaatatATTCGGTTTTAATCGAATATCTGCATGTATGCGCGTAGTGAGGTGAAGGTAAAAGGAGCGCGCCTTTACCGACAGTGGGGATAATACCGACACACGATCTGCATTACCATCACCCCATAACTAATATAAATTTGACAAGACTCGTTCAACCGAACACGGTTTTAACTTGAATcgaaatttctatttaaaaagaatctaTAATCTTCGTGAAATGCCTTTAACATCATCGAAACGGAAAGAGAACTGCAATGTTTGAAAACATCATTTAATCGAATTATCTAGTTGAATTCTACGATTTCGAAAATGAAACTCCTGTACCCATTCTCTAGCTTCCTTCCTATCTCTCCTACTTCTTAAATTAATCGAAGaagcaataaataataaatcgGTGATTCCTCTGAAGATGATACCCTAATGAGCTGTACTCTTTAGACAGACGTTTAGCTTATGCTATAAGAGTTAATCGAATCGCCAATTTCTTTTAGCCCAATGAATCGACCGCAATCGTGCTGAGACCCTTTGGACTGATGGTGGTTTTGAATTGTTCTGGTATGGGATACTCCGCCTGTAAGAATATAGAAAAACAACAAGAtatgaatatatgtatattcaacattattaattattttaaaataatttacataatctCCATTTCCTTGGGGTATCATCACGTTCATCTCGCTGGATTTGCTGCTGATGAATTCCACGTTCATTGATTCCGAGCTCAAGTACATTTGGCAACCGTCTGTTTTATCGATGGATATAGTGGGGACTTTTCCAAGTACCTGCAATCAATGATGatgaaacaaataaatgaaattaatctgATATAAAAGTTGACAAATTGTGTATACACGCTATAGATACACGACGAGAAAGGAACAGCTGCGAGTCGCGGTTTCTTTCGATTTCTCTCGTTTCCCGAAGTTCACATCCTGAATAATTATATAGATGAATTGATTGTACACTAAATAGCATCTGATAACCGTTTTCAAAATGCACTGGCAATTTGGTAAGCTTTTCCATATACTTATAGAGTACACAGGGACTATGTACAATCCCTATAATAAGAAAATTGTACAACACCTACTTTACTGATGACTGCAAAAGTCGTATTATAAATTCTGAAACGTATAATTTGTATACGTATGAACAGGCGGAAACCTGGAACCCGTACAAATGATTTGTGAAGTCGACTGGAAGGAATGCCCTAAAGCAATCGCAAATTACATTTGGGACGAGATCGTAACCGATGTCCTCGACTGCTTGAACAACGAAAGCATAATCTGGCGGGTACagagaattattattattgaattgAAACGAATTAGAGCGACTTAGAGGTTTATGAACATAGCGATCAGGTAAGTTG is a window encoding:
- the LOC114874930 gene encoding uncharacterized protein LOC114874930; its protein translation is MHWQFGGNLEPVQMICEVDWKECPKAIANYIWDEIVTDVLDCLNNESIIWRVQRIIIIELKRIRAT